From a region of the Arachis ipaensis cultivar K30076 chromosome B09, Araip1.1, whole genome shotgun sequence genome:
- the LOC107617380 gene encoding glyoxylate/hydroxypyruvate reductase HPR3 has product MAEEEEVPAILVLASSFGIDIKSQNPPKYRFLEAFSSNLPLLQFLQQQQTLPPSVRAIICNALKPVTADVIRSLPSLGLVVTASAGTDHIDLTECRRRRIQVVNIGGLFTADVADMAVALLIDVLFKISAGDRFARNWGLSKPLGFPFGSKLGGKRVGIIGLGRIGGEVAKRLEAFDCIIKYHSRNKNPSVSYTFYSNVVDLASNSDVLVLCCPLTEQTRHLINKEVMLALGKDGIIINVGRGALIDEKELVQCLVKGEIRGAGLDVFEDEPNVPKGLFPLDNVVLSPHAAALTLDGFKDSCEYVTQSLDTFFSIKPQVS; this is encoded by the exons AtggcggaggaggaggaggttCCAGCAATCTTGGTGTTGGCTTCTTCATTTGGGATCGACATCAAATCTCAAAACCCTCCAAAATACCGTTTTCTCGAGGCCTTCTCTTCAAACCTCCCACTCCTCCAATTCCTCCAACAACAACAAACCCTCCCTCCCTCTGTCCGCGCTATTATCTGCAACGCGCTAAAGCCGGTCACTGCTGACGTCATCCGGTCACTCCCTTCGCTCGGCTTGGTAGTCACCGCCAGCGCCGGTACTGACCACATCGACCTCACCGAGTGCCGCCGCCGCCGCATCCAGGTCGTCAACATCGGTGGACTGTTCACCGCCGACGTTGCTGACATGGCCGTCGCGTTGCTCATTGACGTTCTGTTCAAGATCTCCGCCGGTGACCGCTTCGCTAGGAATTGGGGTCTTTCTAAGCCGTTGGGTTTCCCTTTCGGTTCAAAG TTAGGAGGCAAGCGAGTTGGAATTATTGGATTGGGAAGAATTGGTGGGGAAGTTGCTAAAAGGCTAGAAGCCTTTGATTGCATAATTAAGTACCATTCAAGGAACAAGAATCCATCAGTATCATACACTTTCTACTCCAATGTTGTTGATCTTGCTTCTAACAGTGATGTTCTTGTTCTTTGTTGTCCATTAACTGAGCAAACAAGGCACTTAATCAACAAGGAAGTGATGTTAGCATTGGGGAAAGATGGAATCATTATAAATGTTGGAAGAGGAGCTTTAATTGATGAAAAGGAATTGGTGCAGTGTTTGGTGAAAGGGGAAATAAGAGGTGCTGGTTTGGATGTGTTTGAGGATGAGCCTAATGTTCCTAAAGGGCTATTTCCATTGGACAATGTTGTCCTTTCACCACATGCTGCTGCTTTGACATTAGATGGTTTCAAGGATTCATGTGAATATGTGACACAGAGTTTAGATACCTTCTTCTCAATTAAACCTCAAGTTTCTTAA